A window of the Sabethes cyaneus chromosome 1, idSabCyanKW18_F2, whole genome shotgun sequence genome harbors these coding sequences:
- the LOC128732893 gene encoding uncharacterized protein LOC128732893: MDRFVRRRSATEGRMNAIVVRVNQLDIATARIDELDIEMDSLLEAWQEFRTVHHESLDALEDNDAAKLAIQQANELEGLYNRARAAISDFRRKIVKRDSVIMGTPSTSSQPGPDAAYPSATVPELQLPKGILPTFSGDYGEWNSFYDLFLSSVHSNTRLTKAQKLFYLKTYTTGRAAAVLKHMKVEDSAYDGALEALRKRFDRKDQIVNHHLQRFLDIPSIPAASAGALRRVYETADDVVRALRALQREERDCWLIYLLLTRIDPDTRQQWFNQATTLEEQPTFEMFLTFLEQRSYAMETSHSSLANNGQRTNRAGLQRNCNSFVSVNSIEHNRCQICNEHTHPVFFCKRFKEATPAERLQIVEKHQICKNCLRSKHGDCQAGSCKTCKERHHTLLHEGLKGNARLSFPIISNLSINEAFSSVFLATAVVNVRDIRGKLHSARALLDSASQASFITSDLSKQLGLIPQAVHMPLRGISGLTTDINNAVEITFQSRKSSFIKQVNCAILPKISERLPHAFVDTSSWRLQEDFPLADERFNSPGEIDLLLGASIFYQLLNPERISLGPAKPVLQSTTLGWVVAGFCDTAVDNKGEATCFYSSLVVEAAGGESSLNQLVSKFWELENVTAIKHLTEEEQLCEKHYRNTTTRDTCGRYIVKLPFRQDPATLGETGYTALHQFNSLQRRMQRNSDQWNRYSDYISQYIQAGYASYIAPAKDPEKIVYLPHHGVLKEDSSTTKLRVVFNASQKSTNGLALNDILMTGPVVQDTLYNIFLNFRTHCIALTGDIEKMYLQIKVTSEDSKLIRMLWQEPGQPVAEYGMNTVTFGTTCAPYLATRTLQQLAEDEGNKLPIAKESIKDFYVDDCLTGANSVEEAITKRRQITALMQKGCFKIRKWASNNRTVMADIPAAERALERVHYFDPESTLKTLGVRWQVVEDLFTFNVDVDPTQTCFIKRAVLSTIAKIFDPLGLIGPVSVMAKVFMQELWKIDIDWDEALPETFNQRWRTFLVHLQESWRIKIPRRCIGLDNPTRIYLHGYCDASELAYGAVLYLRAIDDTGKTSSRLLCSKARVAPINRPTIPRLELCAAALLAQLVKTVKATLRVNLRGTVAWSDSTTTLAWIAGDPSRWKTFVANKVAEINTVIPAVNWRHIASEMNPADLLSRGAAPSTLASCQLWWNGPNWNPGETNEQSESTLSVAESHIVKKEQRKPALSAYPVIIENKLDMAFLLDKISSFPRMIRVLAWIVRFISNCQLRRSERRRGYLVPIELTAAQNLLVRDAQQTYGAEINAIQHACALPSKSSLLPLSPFIDGDLLRVGGRLALSNLEYEARHPIILPADSRLAELLFRYEHIRNHHLGAQSLLATIRRTYWIPRGRNLARKTVWNCVPCHRANPNRGMLQQIMGHLPVERTQPSPPFYITGVDYGGPITLVQRRAPGSPTTKGYIALFICFATRAVHLEAVSQLTTKAFLAALRRFVSRRGHCGHIYSDNGTNFVGAAQEMKQWFQKARSNDHNRRVSDYLAMGGTCWHFNPPGTPHMGGLWEAAIKSAKKHLTTITQGAKLTFEEFATLLAEIEAVLNSRPISPESSDPNDLRPLTPGHFLVGRPLTTKNSADYTPSEDHPYEVRFKYLHELKQHFWDRWRREYLPEQQILGKWHTTSKDLQLNDMVLIRKQKLPGYQWTVGRIIKIHSSPDGHSRLATVKTQQSELVQSVHNLSKLPI, from the coding sequence ATGGATAGATTTGTACGACGACGGTCCGCCACGGAAGGACGGATGAACGCCATTGTGGTTCGAGTCAATCAACTAGACATAGCCACCGCGCGGATAGACGAGCTGGATATCGAAATGGACAGTTTGCTAGAAGCTTGGCAGGAGTTTCGGACAGTACACCACGAGAGCCTGGACGCTTTGGAAGACAACGACGCTGCGAAACTGGCTATCCAACAAGCAAACGAGTTGGAAGGCTTGTACAACCGTGCTAGAGCtgcaatttcggacttccgtcGTAAAATCGTCAAACGGGACAGTGTCATTATGGGAACACCATCAACGTCTTCCCAGCCAGGGCCAGACGCTGCATACCCGAGTGCAACTGTTCCAGAACTGCAGTTACCCAAAGGAATTCTTCCAACCTTCTCGGGCGACTACGGAGAGTGGAATTCCTTCTACGATCTTTTTTTGAGCTCGGTTCACAGCAACACTCGCTTGACGAAGGCTCAGAAACTATTCTACTTAAAAACCTACACCACCGGACGTGCAGCAGCAGTGCTCAAACACATGAAAGTGGAGGATAGTGCTTACGACGGAGCGTTAGAAGCGTTACGGAAACGTTTCGATAGAAAGGACCAGATAGTTAATCATCACTTACAACGTTTTCTCGACATCCCATCGATTCCCGCTGCATCGGCTGGTGCCCTTCGACGAGTATACGAAACGGCCGACGACGTGGTGCGAGCTTTGCGTGCACTGCAACGAGAGGAACGAGACTGCTGGCTAATTTATTTGCTACTCACTCGAATCGATCCGGATACTCGTCaacagtggttcaatcaagcaactacgctcgaggAACAACCTACCTTCGAAATGTTTCTCACATTCCTGGAACAGCGATCATACGCCATGGAAACGTCTCACTCTTCCCTGGCAAACAATGGTCAACGAACAAATAGAGCAGGACTACAAAGGAACTGCAACAGCTTTGTGTCCGTGAATTCTATCGAACACAATAGATGCCAAATCTGCAACGAACATACGCATCCCGTATTCTTCTGTAAACGTTTTAAAGAAGCGACACCGGCTGAGCGTCTTCAAATAGTGGAAAAGCATCAAATCTGCAAGAACTGCCTTCGATCCAAACATGGCGATTGTCAAGCTGGCTCTTGCAAAACTTGTAAAGAACGACATCACACGCTTCTTCACGAAGGACTGAAGGGCAACGCTCGCCTTTCTTTCCCGATTATCAGCAATCTTTCTATCAACGAAGCTTTTTCATCGGTCTTCCTTGCCACTGCAGTCGTCAACGTGCGCGACATTCGAGGCAAGCTGCATTCGGCGCGAGCACTACTAGACTCAGCCTCACAAGCAAGCTTCATCACATCCGATCTCTCAAAGCAACTCGGATTAATCCCACAAGCCGTGCACATGCCACTGCGCGGGATATCCGGACTTACCACGGACATCAATAACGCCGTCGAGATCACCTTCCAATCCAGGAAATCCAGTTTTATCAAACAAGTAAATTGTGCCATCTTACCAAAAATCTCAGAACGTTTACCACATGCTTTTGTGGATACTTCATCTTGGAGATTACAGGAAGACTTTCCGCTGGCGGACGAACGCTTTAATTCTCCGGGAGAAATCGATTTGCTTTTGGGAGCGAGTATTTTCTACCAACTGCTCAATCCAGAGCGAATCTCACTGGGACCAGCTAAACCTGTTCTTCAAAGCACTACTCTCGGATGGGTGGTGGCTGGTTTTTGCGACACAGCTGTGGACAACAAAGGTGAAGCTACATGTTTCTACAGCAGCTTAGTAGTAGAGGCAGCCGGAGGTGAAAGTTCTCTCAATCAACTAGTTAGTAAATTCTGGGAATTGGAAAACGTTACAGCCATCAAGCATCTCACCGAGGAGGAACAATTATGCGAAAAGCACTATCGGAATACCACCACGCGCGATACATGTGGTCGGTACATCGTCAAGCTACCATTTCGCCAAGATCCTGCCACTCTGGGAGAAACCGGATACACAGCGTTGCACCAATTCAATTCCCTACAAAGACGAATGCAAAGGAATTCAGACCAATGGAACCGTTATTCAGACTACATTTCACAGTATATCCAAGCGGGATACGCATCTTACATAGCACCTGCCAAGGATCCAGAGAAAATAGTATATCTCCCGCATCACGGCGTTCTTAAAGAAGACAGCAGCACAACTAAACTTCGGGTCGTGTTCAATGCCTCGCAGAAGTCTACCAACGGCTTGGCACTCAACGATATCCTGATGACTGGACCAGTAGTTCAGGATACTTtgtacaatatttttttgaacttCCGAACGCATTGCATTGCGTTGACAGGGGACATCGAGAAAATGTACCTTCAAATAAAGGTCACCAGTGAGGACAGCAAACTCATTCGGATGCTGTGGCAGGAACCGGGTCAACCGGTGGCAGAGTATGGTATGAACACCGTTACGTTTGGTACCACTTGTGCCCCTTATCTGGCTACCCGAACCTTGCAACAGTTAGCAGAGGATGAGGGAAACAAGCTTCCCATAGCGAAAGAATCCATCAAGGATTTTTATGTCGACGATTGCCTGACTGGGGCCAACAGCGTCGAGGAGGCAATAACAAAACGGCGGCAGATTACAGCGTtgatgcagaaaggatgtttcAAAATCCGAAAGTGGGCATCCAACAACCGGACTGTTATGGCGGACATTCCAGCAGCTGAACGAGCACTAGAACGAGTTCATTATTTCGATCCAGAGTCAACATTAAAAACCCTTGGCGTGAGGTGGCAGGTAGTAGAGGACTTGTTCACATTCAACGTAGATGTTGACCCTACGCAGACATGCTTCATCAAGCGAGCGGTACTTTCTACGATTGCAAAAATTTTCGATCCTCTTGGACTGATCGGTCCTGTTTCGGTCATGGCAAAGGTATTCAtgcaagagctatggaaaatcgatATCGACTGGGATGAAGCTCTTCCGGAAACGTTCAACCAACGTTGGCGAACCTTTCTGGTGCATCTGCAAGAATCCTGGCGCATCAAAATTCCGCGTCGTTGCATCGGACTGGACAATCCAACACGTATCTATTTGCATGGTTATTGTGACGCTTCCGAACTTGCATACGGTGCAGTACTCTACCTGCGGGCCATCGACGATACCGGTAAGACTAGCTCTCGACTTCTGTGCTCCAAGGCAAGGGTAGCACCTATTAATCGGCCCACGATACCCAGACTGGAATTATGCGCAGCTGCGTTGCTTGCCCAACTAGTAAAAACGGTGAAGGCAACACTACGAGTAAACCTGCGAGGAACGGTGGCATGGAGTGATTCGACTACTACTCTAGCATGGATTGCAGGAGATCCGAGCAGATGGAAAACTTTCGTTGCCAACAAAGTGGCAGAAATTAACACCGTAATCCCTGCGGTTAATTGGAGGCACATTGCAAGTGAGATGAATCCGGCAGATCTGCTCAGTCGAGGAGCAGCTCCTTCAACACTAGCATCTTGTCAGCTATGGTGGAATGGACCAAATTGGAATCCTGGCGAGACAAACGAGCAGTCAGAATCAACATTATCAGTGGCAGAATCTCACATAGTGAAAAAGGAGCAACGAAAGCCAGCGTTATCAGCTTATCCGGTCATCATCGAAAACAAATTGGACATGGCATTTTTGTTGGACAAGATCTCATCATTCCCGCGTATGATCCGAGTACTGGCATGGATTGTGCGATTTATCTCAAACTGCCAACTGAGAAGGAGTGAGCGACGTCGCGGATACCTTGTACCGATTGAGCTGACTGCGGCGCAAAATTTACTAGTCCGGGACGCGCAACAAACGTACGGAGCAGAAATTAATGCCATTCAGCACGCATGTGCCCTGCCGTCCAAAAGTTCGCTTCTACCGTTATCTCCATTTATAGATGGCGATCTCCTCAGGGTGGGCGGCAGGTTGGCGTTATCCAATTTGGAGTACGAAGCAAGGCATCCTATCATCTTACCAGCGGACAGTCGGTTGGCTGAATTATTATTTCGCTACGAACATATCAGAAATCATCATTTAGGCGCCCAATCGCTGTTAGCTACAATTAGGCGTACTTATTGGATTCCACGTGGCAGGAATTTGGCTCGAAAAACGGTTTGGAATTGTGTTCCGTGTCATAGAGCAAATCCAAACAGAGGAATGCTTCAGCAAATTATGGGGCATCTTCCCGTCGAAAGAACGCAACCATCACCTCCATTTTACATTACTGGTGTGGACTACGGAGGACCCATCACGCTAGTACAACGAAGAGCACCGGGTTCACCGACAACAAAGGGCTACATAGCATTATTCATTTGCTTCGCAACACGGGCAGTCCATTTGGAAGCAGTTAGCCAGCTGACCACTAAGGCATTTCTAGCTGCTTTGAGACGGTTCGTCTCTCGGCGAGGCCATTGCGGACATATTTATAGCGACAATGGCACCAATTTTGTCGGAGCGGCGCAGGAGATGAAGCAGTGGTTTCAAAAGGCACGATCAAACGACCACAACAGGCGAGTTTCGGACTACTTGGCAATGGGCGGAACGTGCTGGCATTTCAACCCACCAGGTACACCACACATGGGTGGCCTGTGGGAAGCCGCTATAAAATCAGCGAAAAAACATTTGACGACTATTACCCAAGGAGCAAAACTGACGTTTGAAGAATTCGCAACGCTATTGGCGGAAATTGAGGCAGTACTCAACTCTCGCCCCATCTCTCCAGAATCTAGTGATCCGAATGATTTGCGGCCATTGACTCCCGGACATTTCCTCGTAGGAAGACCTCTAAcgacgaaaaatagtgcagacTACACACCAAGCGAAGATCACCCGTATGAAGTGCGATTCAAATATCTTCACGAGCTGAAACAACACTTTTGGGACCGATGGCGACGAGAATACCTACCAGAGCAACAGATCCTGGGAAAATGGCACACCACTTCCAAGGACCTGCAGCTAAACGACATGGTGCTGATCAGAAAGCAAAAACTTCCCGGGTACCAATGGACGGTAGGGCGAATCATCAAAATACACAGCAGCCCAGATGGGCATTCCAGACTAGCAACTGTTAAGACACAACAAAGTGAACTCGTACAATCAGTACATAATCTCAGTAAACTGccgatttaa